CTGTGCTTCGACCTGgatggctcagaaattgaggcactacttctgtgcctataccacgtacctcatatccaggatggatcctctgaagtatatctttcagaagcccatgttaactgggaagttagccaagtggcagatactgttaagtgagttcgatatcatctatgtaacttagAAGGCAGTCAAAgaacaagcattggcagactaccttgctgaaaatcttgtgggaggagaatacgaacccttgaaaacgtatttacCTGATGAAGAAATATCATTCGTAGAAGAAGACATTGTTAAagcctatgatggttggagaatattctttgatggagctgtaaacttcaaaggagtggacATTGGAGAAGTTTTGGTATCATAAATAGGTCAACACTACCCTATATCCGCGAAGCTTAGgattccatgcaccaacaacatggcagaataagaggcttgcatcatggggctctATCTGGCCATTGATTTCAATATACAAGAGTTACTGGTAATCGATGATTCGGATATTCTGGTACATTAGGTTCAAAGAGAATGGGCTATGAAGAACACCAAAATACTACCATACTTGcatcatgtgcaggaattgatgaAAATATTCACAAAGgtagaattcaaacatgtacgCAGAATTCAAATTGAGTTCGCAGATGCACTGGCctctttgtcatcaatgatacaacatccagataagaatttcattgatcccgaCCTGGTAAGGATCCACAATCAACCGGCTTACTGTGCTTATGTTGAAGAGGAaatagatggaaaaccttggttccacgatatgaaggaatatttggcaagaggagaatatccagagcaggCAAACTACACTCAAAAATGCACGTTGCGGAGgctatccaatcacttcttccaaagtgGAGGGACCCTATATAGAAGAACTCCCGATCTGGAattgttaaggtgtgttgatgCAAAGGAGGCTTCTAGACTGCTCGAGGAGGTACATGCCGgaacttgtggaccacatatgaatggctttgtcttagccaagaaaatactcagggctggatacttttggatgaccatggaaatggATTGCATCCGGTATGTACAGAAATGTCACCAATGTTAGGTACATGAAGACATGATAAGGGTACCACCTAATGAGCTCaacgcaacaagtgcaccttggccttttgctgcatggggaatggatgtcatcggtccaatTGAGCCCACCGCTTCTAATAGGCACCAATTTATTCTGGTGgctattgactacttcacaaaatgggtagaagctagATCTTACAAGGCTGTAACCAAGAAAatcgtcgcagattttgtcaaagatcgtaatATTTGCTGTTTTGggggttcccgagtccattatagATGATAATTccaccaatctcaatagtgacctgatgaaagccatgtgtgaaaccttcaaaatcaaacacagaAACTCCACAGcatacatgcctcaaatgaatggagctgtggaagatgctaacaagaacatcaagaagatactaaggaagatggtagaaaaccacaaacactAGCACGAGAAGCTACCCTTTGTCCTATTGGGGTACCTCACTACggtccgcacatcaactagggTAATTCCCTatttgctggtttatggtaccgaagttgtcattccagctgaggtagaaattccttttttatGGATCgtacaggaagccgaactcaatgatgcagaatggataaggagccgttaTGAGCAActggcccttatagacggaaagagaatgaacgcagtatgtcacagtCAGTTTTATCAGAAttgaatgtccagagctttcaatgaaaaggtcaaaccaagacagtttgcaccaggacagctggtgctgaagaagatcttcccgcatgaagatgaggccaaagggaaattctctcccaactggaaaggtccttacatggttcatcgggtgctaacaggaggagtactcatacttgcaaaaatggacgaagaagtttggccgaaaccaatcaattcagacgcagtcaagagatactatgcttagattgtttacattcctTCATATAATGTAACTGAattacgcttgacctgattcccgtttaagaggggatacgtaggcatgcctatgggttcggtcataccgtaataaaattttcattttccctcagaaccagaaattggggcagaatttttgaGGAAGACCCAAAATTTCAAAGCAAGTCCAACCGACGGCATCATATGACAGacagtcagaaattggttaagaaacttgggcagaattttgagaagaaggttcaacaagtttTGTCATGCACAAAATAGCCGAATGATCATTTAccaaactagggtagaatttttaagaggaccctcaaaattctaaatcAAGAAAGAGGCTATGTCTAtgaaatgtgtcacagtcactagttAATCTAAAATTACCTGATAgttcactatgttttctaaaaaaactccatttttatcaataaatgcatattttcaaaaactctatttTGTAATAGGAAAGTGTTACCCAGTGCaactcaaacaaggcctccaGAACGGAGCAAAGTACAACCAGCAGACAAAGGAATAAACCAACCTCCCCTtataaaacttacaatttttcgtTGAGCGCAGGCACAACTGACGTAGCAGTAGCATTTGCAAATATATACACGCAGCGAAATCACTATCGATCGGGCCACCAAAcaccaaatatatctccagctaagacacattctactcctatttgctacttgttcactgcataaggctaagcattaccttcttcttgcatgagactaagccctatctcaaatcttacatgaggctaagccctgcctccatatttgaatATGCCTAAGAATTGCCTTCTcgctgcatgagactaagccttgtctcaaatcttgcattgcataaggctaaacattgccttatctttgcatgagactaagtccTGTCTCAAATATTACATTAGGccaagccctgcctccatatttgcataaggctaaccattgccttctccttgcatgagactaagccctgtctcaaatcttgcatgaggctaagccctgcctccatatttgcataaggctaagcattgccttctccttgcatgagactaatccctatctcaaatcttgcataaggctaagccctgcctccataattccataaggctaagcattaccttctccttgcatgagactaagcctatctcaaatcttgcatgaggctaagcatcgccttctccttgcatgagactaagccttgtctcaaatcttgcatgaggctaagccctgcctccatattttcataagcCGTAGCATTgtcttctccttgcatgagactgagccctgtctcaaatcttgcatgaggctaaaccctgcctccatatttgcattagGCTAAGCATcgtcttctctttgcatgagactaagccctgtctcaaaacttgtatgaggctaagccctgcctccatatttgcataaggctaagcattgccttctctttacaTGAGACTAAGGTCTGTCTCAAAtcatgcatgaggctaagacttgcctctatatttgcataaggctaagcattgacttctcct
This sequence is a window from Nicotiana sylvestris chromosome 3, ASM39365v2, whole genome shotgun sequence. Protein-coding genes within it:
- the LOC138887140 gene encoding uncharacterized protein: MSFLGHLNYISRFIAQSTVICEPIFKMLRKNAETSWTEDYEKAFDKIKEYLSTPPVLVLPEPRRPLLLYLSVLDGAFGCVLVQHDETRRKEQAIYYLKAVKEQALADYLAENLVGGEYEPLKTYLPDEEISFVEEDIVKAYDGWRIFFDGAVNFKGVDIGEVLVQREWAMKNTKILPYLHHVQELMKIFTKVEFKHVRRIQIEFADALASLSSMIQHPDKNFIDPDLVRIHNQPAYCAYVEEEIDGKPWFHDMKEYLARGEYPEQANYTQKCTLRRLSNHFFQSGGTLYRRTPDLELLRCVDAKEASRLLEEVHEDMIRVPPNELNATSAPWPFAAWGMDVIGPIEPTASNRHQFILVAIDYFTKWVEARSYKAVTKKIVADFVKDRNICCFGGSRVHYR